DNA sequence from the Candidatus Polarisedimenticolia bacterium genome:
CACGAGCTCGCGGCCAAGCGCGAGGACTACGACGAGCGTCATTACGCCCGGCTGGCGGCGACGCATTACGGAGCCGACCATCACGAGATCGTCATCACGCAGAAGGATTTCGCGGCGGGACTTCGCGACTACGTCTGGCACATGGACGAGCCCATGGCCGATTCCGCCTCCATCCCCCTCTATTACGTCTCTCGACTGGCGAAGGATCACGTGACGGTCATCCTTTCCGGGGAAGGCAGCGATGAGCTGCTGGCCGGCTACAACTATTGGGCTTCGTTCAAGGGATTCGACCGTGCGCGCTGGATCCGCAGGATCCCCGGTCCGATTCGAAACTCCCTGCTGCGCCCGCTGAACGATCGGTTGTTCCGATCCTCGCGTCTGCAGCGATATCTGGAGATGGCGAACCGGCCCCCTTCCCATTACCCGCTGGTGCTGGCGCCCGAGTACCCGGGCCTGTTCTCGGAGGACGCGAAGCTCGGGCTGTACGGCCCCGGGGTGAAGGCGCCAGGTCCCCTGGCACGGTCCAGCGACGTCATCCTGGATGCCTATCGGAAGACGACCACGTTCCCGTTCCTGGACCAGATGCTCTACGTGTCCACGAAACAGTGGCTGCCGGATGACCTTCTCCTGAAAGCGGACAAGATGACCATGGCGCATTCCCTCGAGCTGCGCGTCCCCTTCCTGGACCACACGCTCGTCGAATTCGCGGCCAGCCTGCCCGCCCACATGAAGGTGCGGCGGAACGGGGGCGGCGCCTACACGACGAAGTACGTTCTCCGAAAGGCCTTCGCAGGCAAGGTCCCGCCGCCCATCCTTCGCCGGAAGAAGCTGGGCTTCCCGGTGCCGCTGCAGAACCTGTTCCGCGGCGAGCTCAAGACGCTGGCCCTGGATACGATTCATTCGCGGTCGTTCGTCGAGCGTGGGCTCTTCGACCAAACCAAGGTGCTCTCTCTCGTGCGGGAGCACGAGGCGGGCGTCGACCGAGGGCCGCAACTCTGGTCGCTGCTGGTCTTTTCGACGTGGGCCGACGTGTTCGGAGTCGTGCATTGAGCGAGGGCTCCCATGGCCGTTAAGATCCTCTGCGTCGCCGGCGCCCG
Encoded proteins:
- the asnB gene encoding asparagine synthase (glutamine-hydrolyzing), yielding MCGIAGIRYHDSEKRVDAAWIEAMNHSMVHRGPDDGGIHIDRHVGLGHRRLSIIDRAGSRQPMSNEDDSVWITFNGEIYNYRELRQILLAKGHVFRTQGDTEVILHLYEEEGERCVEKLTGMFAFAIWDRSQDTLLLARDRLGIKPLYYFCGGDFLAFASEIKALLSLGSIEPKLDLQALHDYLTFHYNVAPQTMIRGIFKLPPGHILVARKGTVRQEQYWDLDYSRKLDLPEGEYVEEFHRRVLACTKSHLVGEVPLGVLLSGGLDSTVIAGAMAELGVPRIKTFTVAFAHELAAKREDYDERHYARLAATHYGADHHEIVITQKDFAAGLRDYVWHMDEPMADSASIPLYYVSRLAKDHVTVILSGEGSDELLAGYNYWASFKGFDRARWIRRIPGPIRNSLLRPLNDRLFRSSRLQRYLEMANRPPSHYPLVLAPEYPGLFSEDAKLGLYGPGVKAPGPLARSSDVILDAYRKTTTFPFLDQMLYVSTKQWLPDDLLLKADKMTMAHSLELRVPFLDHTLVEFAASLPAHMKVRRNGGGAYTTKYVLRKAFAGKVPPPILRRKKLGFPVPLQNLFRGELKTLALDTIHSRSFVERGLFDQTKVLSLVREHEAGVDRGPQLWSLLVFSTWADVFGVVH